In the genome of Gemmatimonadota bacterium, one region contains:
- a CDS encoding c-type cytochrome, protein MVRRFAPWGLALVIVALGSCAHPAATPSAPTPSAGAPRAGTGVAAAPAAPTPTAAAPAQGGPPGGPPGAGGPPRRVPLTPEQRAARRDSLAIARAQVVKGLMEKLAGKEKMKAGDVFANVQMLQDTTVEALLTIMDQNYSKALGVSCTFCHTNGQWDEDKKEEKESTRLMIKMVTQINKEQLTKMPPNRAGKTPTIDCVTCHRGLNHPNQAILP, encoded by the coding sequence ATGGTTCGTCGTTTCGCCCCTTGGGGCCTGGCCCTCGTTATTGTCGCGCTCGGCTCCTGCGCGCATCCGGCCGCCACTCCGTCCGCTCCCACACCGAGCGCAGGGGCTCCGCGCGCCGGCACCGGCGTTGCTGCTGCTCCGGCTGCTCCCACTCCTACCGCTGCCGCCCCGGCTCAGGGTGGTCCTCCGGGTGGTCCACCGGGCGCTGGCGGTCCGCCGCGTCGGGTGCCGCTCACGCCGGAACAGCGTGCGGCTCGTCGCGATTCGCTGGCGATCGCCCGGGCGCAGGTCGTGAAGGGGCTGATGGAGAAGCTGGCCGGGAAGGAAAAGATGAAGGCCGGCGATGTCTTCGCGAATGTGCAGATGCTGCAGGACACGACGGTCGAAGCGTTGCTTACCATCATGGACCAGAACTACAGCAAGGCGCTCGGGGTGAGCTGCACCTTCTGCCACACCAACGGTCAGTGGGACGAGGACAAGAAGGAAGAAAAGGAGAGCACGCGCCTGATGATCAAGATGGTGACGCAGATCAACAAGGAGCAGCTCACCAAGATGCCGCCGAATCGTGCCGGCAAGACGCCGACGATCGATTGCGTCACCTGCCATCGCGGGCTGAATCACCCCAATCAGGCGATCCTGCCGTAA
- a CDS encoding zinc-binding dehydrogenase: MTLATARAAVLDAPNLPPVVRNLPLPELTPGSALLATQYSEVCGTDVHIWRGKLAGAPFPLIPGHVSVGHLAAIRGTMTDIDGVPFKEGDLVTFLDVHESCGHCWHCLVGKQSTRCPRRKVYGITYGVADGLLGGWSDTIWMKPGLKLVRIPEGLSPETYIGGGCGLVTALHTVDRAEIKLGQSVVVLGVGPVGQSAIAFASLSGAGEVIAIGAPADRLEFAKRMGATHTIDLAMPAADRAAEVRRLTGGRGADVVIEAAGAPVAVTQALDLVRDGGRVVVCGQYADNGDTPINPHRQINKKHVEIRGTWGSDYSHFHRAVALAAQWGDRIPWREQVGGSYTLDRVGAALEAVEGREVLKALVIPGS, translated from the coding sequence ATGACTCTTGCCACAGCTCGTGCCGCCGTGCTCGACGCGCCCAACCTGCCACCGGTTGTGCGCAACCTGCCGTTGCCGGAGCTCACGCCCGGTTCGGCGCTACTGGCGACCCAGTATTCCGAGGTCTGCGGGACCGATGTCCATATCTGGCGCGGCAAGCTCGCTGGCGCACCGTTCCCGTTGATACCCGGCCACGTCTCGGTCGGTCACCTCGCCGCGATTCGCGGGACGATGACCGACATCGATGGCGTTCCCTTCAAGGAGGGCGACCTGGTCACCTTCCTCGACGTGCACGAGAGCTGCGGTCATTGCTGGCACTGCCTCGTGGGGAAGCAGAGTACTCGCTGCCCGCGCCGGAAGGTGTACGGCATCACCTACGGGGTCGCCGACGGGCTGCTCGGCGGCTGGAGCGACACCATCTGGATGAAGCCGGGACTCAAGCTGGTGCGGATTCCGGAGGGACTCTCCCCCGAGACTTACATCGGTGGCGGATGCGGCCTCGTGACCGCGTTGCACACGGTCGATCGTGCCGAGATCAAGCTGGGGCAGTCAGTGGTGGTCCTCGGCGTCGGGCCGGTGGGGCAATCGGCGATTGCGTTCGCGTCACTCTCGGGTGCTGGCGAAGTGATCGCGATCGGAGCCCCCGCCGACCGGCTCGAGTTCGCGAAGCGGATGGGAGCCACGCACACGATAGATCTCGCGATGCCGGCCGCCGATCGCGCGGCTGAAGTACGCCGACTTACCGGCGGGCGCGGTGCCGACGTCGTGATCGAGGCGGCCGGTGCGCCGGTGGCCGTGACGCAGGCGCTCGACCTGGTGCGCGATGGGGGCAGGGTCGTGGTGTGCGGGCAATACGCCGACAACGGCGACACGCCGATCAATCCGCACCGACAGATCAACAAGAAGCACGTCGAGATTCGTGGTACCTGGGGGAGCGACTACTCGCACTTTCATCGTGCCGTGGCCCTCGCGGCCCAATGGGGCGACCGGATTCCCTGGCGGGAGCAGGTGGGAGGGAGCTACACCCTCGACCGGGTCGGCGCAGCGCTCGAAGCGGTCGAGGGTCGCGAGGTGCTCAAGGCGTTGGTGATTCCGGGGAGCTGA
- a CDS encoding heavy metal translocating P-type ATPase → MPDRTSWLNRTLRGPRPTRLAVLLARHEGIAWAGAAGLLLLTTWVADRSGEVVHWVAISGYVVVGVLGGREPVRHLWAGLRRGVFLLDIDFLMVIAAIGAASVGAWAEGAFLLFLFALANALEEYALDRARSAIRALSELAPSRARILQDGQEVEVPVEQVRIGDIVVIRPAERIPSDGIVREGHSGVDQAPITGESVPVDKEPGDEVFAGTVNGEGSLLIAATRAVGDRTLDRVVRLVEEAQAAKAPTQRATEKFEKVFVPLVIIADILLIILPPLLGDVTWSASLYRGMTVLVAASPCALALGAPAAMLAGIAQAARHGVLIKGGVHLEALARVQAVAFDKTGTLTRGRPELTDIAPMPGIEVNELLRIAAAVEARSQHPLAQSVVRRAKADGLVIADAGELQSVTARGVRSQLDGRTVAIGSARLWTDNGITLPAAIQAAIDDFSARGRSVMIVRHGESWLGVLGLIDPPRASVPPTLKALRALGLTPLVMLTGDHQGVGDAVGREVGVDEVLAGLLPEDKVAAIHRLREAHGSVVMVGDGVNDAPALAAATVGIAMGGAGTAAALETADAALMGDDLARLPYAIGLARATRQIVRQNLVIAGGAMSVLLVLAAVGILPIGPAVLGHEGSTIVVILNALRLLAYRETPLPGTR, encoded by the coding sequence ATGCCTGATCGAACCAGTTGGCTCAACCGTACATTGCGCGGGCCGCGGCCGACGCGTCTGGCCGTGCTCCTCGCGCGACACGAAGGGATCGCCTGGGCCGGTGCCGCAGGGCTGCTGCTGCTGACCACGTGGGTCGCCGATCGGAGTGGCGAAGTCGTGCACTGGGTCGCCATCTCCGGGTACGTCGTCGTCGGCGTTCTTGGCGGCCGCGAACCGGTGCGACACCTGTGGGCCGGGCTGCGCCGCGGGGTCTTCCTGCTCGACATCGACTTCCTGATGGTGATCGCGGCGATCGGTGCGGCATCGGTCGGCGCGTGGGCCGAAGGTGCCTTCCTCCTTTTCCTCTTTGCACTCGCCAACGCCCTCGAGGAATACGCACTCGATCGGGCGCGATCGGCGATTCGCGCGCTCTCTGAGCTGGCCCCGTCACGAGCGCGAATTCTCCAGGATGGGCAGGAGGTCGAGGTCCCGGTCGAGCAGGTGCGGATCGGCGACATCGTGGTGATCCGCCCGGCCGAACGGATTCCCTCCGATGGCATCGTGCGCGAGGGCCACTCGGGCGTCGATCAGGCGCCCATTACCGGCGAGTCGGTTCCGGTCGACAAGGAGCCGGGCGACGAGGTCTTCGCCGGCACCGTGAATGGCGAAGGTTCGCTGCTCATCGCCGCGACCCGTGCGGTGGGTGATCGGACTCTCGATCGCGTGGTGCGGCTCGTCGAAGAGGCACAGGCGGCCAAGGCACCAACGCAACGCGCGACCGAGAAGTTCGAGAAGGTGTTCGTCCCGCTCGTGATCATCGCTGACATTCTGCTGATCATTCTGCCGCCGCTACTAGGCGATGTTACCTGGAGTGCGTCGCTCTATCGCGGGATGACCGTGCTCGTCGCCGCGTCGCCCTGTGCCCTCGCACTCGGTGCACCGGCCGCGATGCTCGCCGGCATTGCCCAGGCCGCGCGCCACGGTGTCCTCATCAAGGGCGGCGTGCACCTCGAGGCACTGGCACGGGTGCAGGCCGTTGCCTTCGACAAGACCGGAACACTCACGCGCGGGCGACCGGAACTGACCGACATCGCGCCGATGCCCGGAATCGAAGTCAACGAACTGCTGCGAATCGCCGCGGCCGTGGAGGCGCGCTCGCAGCATCCGCTGGCGCAATCGGTGGTGCGTCGCGCGAAGGCCGACGGCCTCGTGATTGCCGACGCGGGCGAACTGCAGAGTGTGACAGCGCGCGGTGTCCGCTCGCAGCTCGACGGTCGCACCGTGGCGATCGGTTCGGCGCGTCTCTGGACCGACAATGGCATCACCTTGCCCGCCGCGATCCAGGCAGCGATCGATGACTTCTCCGCCCGCGGCCGCAGCGTGATGATCGTCCGCCACGGCGAGAGCTGGCTCGGAGTGCTCGGCCTGATTGACCCGCCGCGCGCCTCGGTGCCCCCGACGCTCAAGGCGTTGCGCGCGCTCGGCCTGACGCCGCTGGTGATGCTGACTGGCGATCATCAGGGCGTTGGCGATGCCGTGGGTCGTGAGGTGGGGGTGGATGAGGTCCTTGCCGGGCTGTTGCCGGAAGACAAGGTCGCTGCGATCCATCGCCTGCGAGAGGCACACGGCAGCGTGGTCATGGTGGGCGACGGGGTCAACGACGCGCCGGCGCTCGCGGCAGCAACCGTGGGGATCGCGATGGGTGGTGCCGGTACTGCTGCGGCGCTCGAGACCGCCGATGCCGCCCTCATGGGTGACGACCTCGCCCGGCTGCCCTATGCCATCGGCCTCGCGCGGGCGACCCGGCAGATCGTGCGACAGAATCTGGTGATTGCCGGCGGCGCGATGAGCGTGCTCCTTGTGCTCGCAGCGGTGGGAATCCTGCCGATCGGCCCCGCCGTACTGGGACACGAGGGAAGCACCATCGTGGTGATTCTCAATGCGCTCCGCCTCCTCGCCTACCGCGAGACTCCATTGCCGGGAACCCGATGA
- a CDS encoding cation:proton antiporter: MMTLFLVLAGLVTAARLGGALAQRLGQPTVLGELLVGVLLGPSLLGLVHPEDPSLHLLSEFGVVILLFQIGLHTDLRQLIKVGGAASAVAGVGVAVPFGLGFLAAELFGLTLIPALVCGAALTATSVGISARILGDVGELDSVEGRTVLGAAVLDDVIGLVILAVVAGMVNGGEISTVGILKTVALALGFLVVAIVIGRFVVPRIFAALHNVPVPGTTGAIAVAFALALAAIAEKSGSAPIIGAFAAGLVLHETPQRQVIEEASAALGHFFVPVFFVSVGAAVDLSAMRDPAALGLGGALLAIGIAGKFVAGYAPYWLPMRNAMVGVAMIPRGEVGLIFAQMGLATGALTPALFGALMMMVIGTTIITPVWLSYLVRGTRGRRGPRSDLGSLDDLVSGER; encoded by the coding sequence ATGATGACGCTCTTTCTGGTGCTCGCCGGGCTGGTGACCGCGGCCCGACTCGGTGGCGCGCTCGCGCAGCGACTCGGTCAGCCGACCGTGCTCGGTGAGCTGCTTGTCGGCGTTCTGCTCGGACCCTCATTGCTCGGCCTTGTCCATCCCGAGGACCCTTCACTACACCTGTTGTCGGAATTCGGCGTCGTCATCCTGCTCTTCCAGATCGGGCTGCACACCGACCTGCGTCAACTCATCAAGGTGGGTGGCGCGGCGTCGGCAGTGGCTGGCGTCGGCGTCGCGGTGCCGTTCGGGCTCGGCTTTCTCGCGGCCGAACTCTTCGGGCTGACGCTGATTCCAGCGCTGGTGTGCGGCGCCGCCCTCACCGCGACCTCGGTCGGCATCTCGGCCCGCATTCTCGGCGACGTGGGCGAACTCGACTCGGTCGAAGGGCGCACCGTCCTCGGAGCGGCCGTGCTCGACGACGTAATTGGCCTGGTGATCCTCGCGGTCGTGGCGGGCATGGTCAACGGCGGCGAGATCTCCACCGTCGGCATCCTGAAAACGGTGGCGCTCGCCCTCGGTTTTCTCGTTGTCGCGATTGTGATCGGTCGATTCGTGGTGCCAAGGATCTTTGCGGCGCTCCACAACGTGCCCGTGCCGGGGACAACCGGCGCCATCGCGGTGGCATTTGCACTCGCCCTCGCGGCGATCGCCGAGAAGAGCGGGTCGGCGCCGATCATCGGGGCCTTTGCGGCGGGGCTGGTGTTGCACGAGACGCCGCAGCGTCAGGTCATCGAGGAAGCGAGTGCCGCACTCGGTCACTTCTTCGTGCCGGTCTTCTTCGTGTCGGTAGGCGCGGCGGTCGATCTCTCGGCGATGCGCGACCCGGCGGCGCTTGGGCTAGGCGGCGCGCTGCTCGCCATCGGCATTGCCGGGAAGTTCGTCGCGGGCTACGCGCCGTACTGGCTGCCGATGCGCAATGCGATGGTGGGTGTTGCGATGATTCCGCGCGGTGAGGTGGGGTTGATCTTCGCGCAGATGGGGCTCGCCACGGGCGCCCTGACGCCGGCGCTCTTCGGGGCGCTGATGATGATGGTGATCGGCACCACCATCATCACGCCGGTCTGGCTCTCGTATCTCGTGCGTGGCACTCGCGGACGTCGAGGACCCCGGTCGGACCTGGGGTCGCTCGACGACCTCGTCAGCGGCGAGCGCTGA
- a CDS encoding M1 family metallopeptidase: MIRPRGTLLLVTCLFGLSQLLGAQSRPAPRPDRAIRRDLPLTNTIRRAHAAGTRDSTGRPGAKYWQLALDYRINARFDAATSTITGRETATITNNSDSALRSVQLRLDQNIYAPNVPRGEVVPEITEGMKVTRLAINGTALDVNSRQLAPQLGLTSARIPLTTPIAAKGSATLDIEWSFRVPRADGGRGLRMGRWGDSLYQVAQWYPRVAVYDDLRGWDTDPYLGPSEFYNNFGRFDVTLDMPAGWVVGATGVLQNPEQVLTPAVRERLSHVLESDSQRTILASTERGPGVATLAGDRLNWHFTADSVADFAWGTSNQYAWDATRANIPGKGLIPIQVMYLEGHRTPYLQTGARVRHALEYYSKLWMPYAFPTMTVIDGPDGGMEYPSLIMSGLGAADHETGHQWWPMMVGVNETWYGWMDEGFNQYMNVFSDADRSGRFGNIDNVGQSYGRSSGSEFEGSLMWDANYGGPNYGFQAYLKAPMMLSMLGGIVGDSAVHRAMSEYARTWRFKHPSPWDYAFFMDRALKQDLDWFWYYWLFTTESVDGSIAKVTTAAGRTTVTVRQDGQMPSPVVLKIQFANKGAPIRKIANGVMTDSVTMLVTWPVDVWFGGSKNFTATLNLGTRPIEKITLDPRGRFPDRTPADNVWPRAAKP; the protein is encoded by the coding sequence ATGATTCGCCCGCGTGGTACGCTGCTTCTGGTCACCTGCCTGTTCGGCCTCTCGCAGCTGCTCGGGGCGCAGAGCCGGCCGGCCCCACGGCCCGACCGGGCGATCCGGCGTGACCTGCCACTCACCAACACGATCCGCCGGGCCCACGCCGCCGGAACGCGCGACTCGACCGGACGTCCCGGCGCGAAGTACTGGCAGCTCGCCCTCGACTACCGCATCAACGCCCGCTTTGACGCCGCGACCTCGACGATCACCGGGCGCGAGACGGCAACGATCACCAACAACAGCGACTCCGCGCTCCGCTCCGTGCAACTCCGACTTGACCAGAACATCTATGCGCCCAATGTGCCACGCGGCGAAGTTGTTCCGGAAATCACCGAGGGAATGAAGGTCACCCGACTGGCCATCAATGGCACCGCCCTCGACGTGAACTCCCGCCAGCTCGCCCCCCAGCTCGGACTCACCTCGGCGCGGATTCCGCTCACGACGCCGATTGCCGCCAAGGGGAGCGCAACGCTCGATATCGAGTGGAGTTTCCGGGTGCCACGGGCCGATGGTGGTCGCGGACTCCGCATGGGACGCTGGGGCGATTCACTCTACCAGGTGGCGCAATGGTATCCGCGCGTCGCGGTCTACGATGACCTGCGCGGCTGGGATACCGACCCCTACCTCGGGCCGTCGGAGTTCTACAACAACTTCGGTCGCTTCGATGTCACGCTCGATATGCCCGCGGGCTGGGTCGTCGGTGCGACCGGCGTGCTGCAGAACCCCGAGCAGGTGCTGACACCAGCGGTGCGCGAGCGACTCTCGCACGTGCTCGAGTCCGATTCGCAGCGAACGATTCTCGCGTCGACCGAGCGCGGCCCCGGTGTTGCCACGCTCGCGGGTGACCGCCTCAACTGGCACTTCACGGCCGACTCGGTCGCCGACTTTGCCTGGGGCACCTCGAATCAGTATGCCTGGGACGCCACACGCGCGAACATCCCGGGGAAGGGACTCATCCCGATTCAGGTGATGTATCTCGAGGGGCACCGCACGCCCTACTTGCAGACCGGGGCGCGGGTCCGTCACGCACTCGAGTACTACTCGAAACTCTGGATGCCGTACGCCTTCCCGACGATGACCGTGATCGACGGGCCGGATGGCGGCATGGAGTATCCCTCACTGATCATGTCGGGGCTCGGCGCGGCCGATCACGAGACGGGGCATCAGTGGTGGCCGATGATGGTCGGCGTCAACGAGACCTGGTATGGCTGGATGGATGAAGGCTTCAACCAGTACATGAACGTCTTCTCGGATGCCGATCGCAGCGGTCGCTTTGGCAACATCGACAACGTCGGACAGTCGTACGGCCGGAGCAGCGGATCGGAATTCGAGGGATCGCTGATGTGGGACGCCAACTACGGCGGCCCCAATTACGGCTTCCAGGCCTATCTCAAGGCGCCAATGATGCTCTCGATGCTCGGTGGCATCGTCGGGGACTCGGCGGTGCATCGCGCGATGAGCGAATACGCCAGGACGTGGCGCTTCAAGCACCCGTCGCCGTGGGACTACGCCTTCTTCATGGATCGCGCGCTGAAGCAGGACCTCGACTGGTTCTGGTACTACTGGCTCTTCACGACCGAATCGGTCGACGGCTCGATTGCCAAGGTCACCACCGCTGCCGGCCGCACCACGGTCACGGTGCGACAGGATGGCCAGATGCCGTCGCCGGTGGTGCTCAAGATCCAGTTCGCGAACAAGGGTGCGCCGATCCGGAAGATCGCCAACGGCGTGATGACCGACAGTGTCACGATGCTGGTGACCTGGCCGGTGGATGTCTGGTTTGGTGGCTCGAAGAATTTCACCGCGACGCTGAATCTGGGCACGCGGCCGATCGAGAAGATCACCCTCGATCCGCGCGGCCGCTTCCCCGACCGCACCCCGGCCGACAACGTCTGGCCGAGGGCGGCAAAGCCGTAG
- a CDS encoding histidine kinase dimerization/phospho-acceptor domain-containing protein, with amino-acid sequence MIDPDRLAKLRHDLANPLAGLLAEVQLVLLDGAGLTEELKTSLQEMERLAIRMRTILREVQ; translated from the coding sequence ATGATCGACCCCGACCGCCTGGCCAAACTGCGTCACGACCTCGCCAATCCGCTTGCCGGCCTCCTTGCCGAAGTCCAGCTCGTGCTGCTCGATGGCGCCGGACTGACCGAGGAACTGAAGACGAGTCTCCAGGAAATGGAACGCCTGGCGATCCGGATGCGCACCATTCTGCGTGAAGTGCAGTGA
- a CDS encoding site-2 protease family protein: MTDPRQFFSVWRAHALAGDREVLDGVIAPEHLGPSAELAAFLAGFPGAWYWSDNARTSLVLIRGSAPARPERWLWHGALLLLTILCTLGAGAVLLGRWHPAVHHGLAGTFDSFLEFGKLVASRDWHVLLPGWEFAAPLLAILLVHELGHYVAARRYAIDVSPPYFIPVPPNLSPIGNLGAFIRLRSPVYDRRQLLDVGAAGPLAGFIVAVGVLLWGYQLSQRMPYPMPGAPSLVLFAGRPITLGDSFLTHWIRDWLIPGSGPVLLSPEAFAGWVGCFITGLNLLPLSQLDGGHVWYGLIGRRQKGVAMVAALALLYLAQRAPLWYMWVALTFAIGGGRWTHPDVVLPERHVLRGGYLLGLACVVVFVLTFVPVPFLP, encoded by the coding sequence ATGACAGATCCCCGCCAATTCTTCAGCGTCTGGCGCGCCCACGCGCTCGCGGGTGACCGCGAGGTCCTCGATGGCGTGATCGCGCCCGAGCACCTGGGACCCTCGGCCGAACTCGCCGCCTTTCTCGCCGGCTTTCCCGGCGCGTGGTACTGGTCTGACAATGCCCGGACCTCGCTCGTCCTGATCCGGGGTTCGGCCCCCGCCCGGCCCGAGCGCTGGCTCTGGCACGGCGCACTACTTCTCCTCACCATTCTCTGTACCCTCGGCGCTGGCGCCGTATTGCTGGGACGCTGGCATCCCGCTGTCCACCACGGCCTGGCGGGGACCTTTGATTCCTTCCTCGAGTTCGGCAAGCTGGTCGCCAGCCGGGACTGGCACGTGCTGCTCCCCGGCTGGGAATTCGCCGCACCGCTGCTCGCCATCCTGCTGGTGCACGAACTGGGGCACTATGTGGCCGCTCGTCGATATGCCATCGACGTTTCGCCACCTTACTTCATCCCGGTGCCCCCCAACCTCTCGCCCATCGGCAACCTCGGCGCCTTCATCCGGCTCCGCTCGCCGGTGTATGATCGGCGCCAGCTTCTCGATGTCGGAGCGGCGGGGCCGTTGGCCGGATTCATCGTGGCGGTAGGAGTCCTCCTCTGGGGGTACCAACTGTCGCAGCGGATGCCCTATCCGATGCCGGGTGCCCCATCGCTGGTGCTCTTTGCGGGCAGGCCGATCACCCTTGGCGACTCCTTCCTGACCCACTGGATCCGTGACTGGCTGATTCCGGGGAGCGGTCCGGTGCTGCTCTCGCCCGAGGCATTTGCGGGGTGGGTCGGCTGCTTCATTACCGGGCTCAACCTGCTCCCGCTCTCGCAGCTCGATGGCGGGCACGTCTGGTACGGCCTCATCGGCCGTCGGCAAAAGGGCGTGGCGATGGTCGCGGCGCTCGCCCTGCTCTATCTCGCCCAGCGTGCGCCGCTATGGTACATGTGGGTGGCCCTGACCTTCGCAATCGGTGGCGGTCGCTGGACGCACCCCGACGTGGTGCTCCCCGAACGTCACGTCCTGCGAGGCGGGTACCTGCTCGGACTCGCCTGTGTGGTAGTCTTCGTGCTGACCTTCGTACCTGTCCCGTTCCTGCCCTGA
- the rho gene encoding transcription termination factor Rho, with protein MDIAELKQKSVAELHVLAAELNITNYSGLRKQDLIFRIEQSLLDKDTVIRGEGVLEILPEGYGFLRSQDWNYLYGPDDIYVSPSQIKRFDLRTGDTVTGQVRPPKEGERYLALLKVESVNYEEPDRTKSRIAFDNLKPRYPDERIRLEGKVSDLSMRVVDLMSPIGKGQRGLIVAPPKAGKTILMQKLANAIAENHPECYLIVLLIDERPEEVTDMQENVQAEVIASTFDEPADRHVQVADMVIEKAKRLVEHGRDVIILLDSITRLARAHNVVVPHSGKILSGGVDANALQKPKRFFGAARNIEGGGSLTIIATALIDTGSRMDEVIFEEFKGTGNAELVLDRRLADRRIYPAIDINKSGTRKEELLLSKDELNKVYLLRNFLADMPVVEAMEFLLGRMKPTKSNKEFFASMAQ; from the coding sequence GTGGACATAGCCGAACTGAAGCAGAAGTCCGTTGCCGAGTTGCACGTCCTGGCCGCGGAACTCAACATCACCAACTATTCCGGCCTCCGCAAGCAGGACCTGATCTTCCGGATCGAGCAGTCGCTGCTCGACAAGGATACGGTCATCCGGGGCGAGGGTGTCCTGGAAATCCTGCCCGAGGGCTACGGCTTCCTCCGGTCGCAGGACTGGAACTACCTCTATGGCCCGGACGACATCTATGTCAGCCCGAGCCAGATCAAGCGCTTCGACCTGCGGACGGGCGACACCGTCACCGGCCAGGTTCGCCCGCCGAAGGAGGGGGAGCGCTACCTCGCTCTGCTGAAGGTCGAGAGCGTCAACTATGAAGAGCCGGATCGCACCAAGAGCCGGATCGCCTTCGACAACCTGAAGCCGCGTTACCCCGATGAGCGGATCCGGCTCGAAGGGAAAGTCAGCGATCTCTCGATGCGCGTGGTCGACCTGATGTCGCCGATCGGCAAGGGACAGCGCGGGCTGATTGTCGCCCCGCCCAAGGCCGGCAAGACGATCCTGATGCAGAAGCTGGCGAACGCCATCGCCGAGAATCATCCTGAGTGCTACCTCATCGTGCTGCTGATCGATGAGCGTCCGGAAGAAGTCACCGACATGCAGGAGAACGTCCAGGCCGAAGTGATCGCCTCGACCTTCGACGAGCCGGCCGACCGCCACGTCCAGGTGGCCGACATGGTAATCGAGAAGGCGAAGCGTCTGGTAGAGCACGGCCGCGACGTGATCATCCTGCTCGACTCGATCACCCGCCTCGCCCGGGCGCACAACGTGGTCGTGCCGCACTCCGGCAAGATCCTCTCGGGTGGTGTCGACGCGAACGCACTGCAGAAGCCGAAGCGCTTCTTCGGCGCCGCCCGCAACATCGAGGGCGGCGGCTCGCTCACGATCATCGCGACGGCACTGATCGACACTGGCTCGCGCATGGACGAGGTGATCTTCGAGGAGTTCAAGGGCACCGGCAATGCCGAACTCGTCCTCGATCGCCGTCTCGCCGACCGCCGCATCTACCCGGCGATCGACATCAACAAGTCGGGCACCCGCAAGGAAGAGCTGCTGCTCAGCAAGGACGAACTCAACAAGGTCTACCTGCTGCGCAACTTCCTCGCCGACATGCCCGTCGTCGAAGCGATGGAATTCCTGCTCGGCCGGATGAAGCCGACCAAGTCGAACAAGGAATTCTTCGCCTCCATGGCGCAGTAA
- the ruvX gene encoding Holliday junction resolvase RuvX, producing the protein MPTPYIPHHGRVLALDWGTARIGLAITDETQLIARPLTTLTRRAGKRPPLGDFLTIVEREKPVGLVVGLPLDDEGAEGESAQAAHAMGALFAERAGLPMDLVDESFSTTTALETITALGKRHRNTRDVVDAIAAAVVLQRWLEMRRGGSK; encoded by the coding sequence ATGCCCACCCCATATATCCCCCACCACGGCCGGGTCCTCGCCCTCGATTGGGGCACTGCGCGCATTGGGCTCGCCATCACCGACGAGACCCAGCTCATCGCTCGTCCGCTGACCACCCTCACCCGCCGCGCCGGCAAGCGTCCCCCCCTCGGCGATTTCCTGACGATCGTCGAGCGCGAGAAGCCGGTGGGCCTGGTGGTCGGTCTGCCGCTGGACGACGAAGGAGCTGAAGGGGAATCCGCGCAGGCGGCCCACGCGATGGGAGCACTCTTCGCCGAACGCGCCGGGCTGCCGATGGACCTCGTCGACGAATCGTTCTCGACCACCACCGCACTCGAAACCATCACCGCCCTCGGCAAGCGCCATCGCAACACCAGGGATGTCGTCGACGCAATTGCGGCGGCCGTGGTGCTGCAGCGCTGGCTCGAGATGCGCCGCGGCGGATCGAAGTGA